From a region of the Lentilactobacillus curieae genome:
- a CDS encoding YitT family protein, producing the protein MDDVSKVLKRHAYITKTSTSLIYAILVSIAVNFFWTPGHIYSSGITGFAQLLTTISERFFPMTITTGVGLFLLNIPLFLLAWRAISRQFTVFTVITVFLSSLMIQMINPIQLTHDPIICAIFGGAVNGFGTGLALKNGISTGGLDILGIVIRDRTGRSIGSINIAFNTLIILAAGTMYGWPYAFYSALSLIVNAKVMDMTYTKQQRMQVMIITSRPNTVIDSVQNHLRRGITILHNAEGAYQHDSKTILFTVISRYEMGELEEALLESDPHAFASLSDTVKILGRFYDPMP; encoded by the coding sequence ATGGACGACGTTTCAAAAGTACTTAAACGGCATGCATATATCACAAAAACATCTACTTCACTGATTTACGCGATTTTAGTGTCGATTGCGGTGAACTTCTTTTGGACACCGGGGCACATTTATTCGTCAGGAATCACTGGATTTGCTCAGTTATTGACCACAATTTCTGAACGATTTTTTCCAATGACTATCACTACAGGTGTGGGGTTATTCTTACTCAACATTCCATTGTTTTTACTAGCCTGGCGAGCTATCAGTCGGCAGTTTACTGTCTTTACGGTGATTACTGTGTTCCTTTCAAGTTTAATGATCCAGATGATCAACCCAATTCAACTGACCCATGACCCAATTATTTGTGCGATTTTTGGTGGGGCAGTTAACGGGTTTGGTACAGGATTAGCTTTGAAGAATGGGATTTCGACTGGTGGCTTGGATATCCTCGGAATTGTAATTCGGGATCGGACAGGCCGCTCAATCGGTTCAATCAATATTGCATTTAATACTCTGATAATCTTAGCTGCTGGGACAATGTATGGCTGGCCATACGCCTTTTACTCTGCTCTAAGTTTAATTGTAAATGCTAAAGTTATGGACATGACCTACACTAAGCAACAACGAATGCAGGTGATGATTATCACCTCACGCCCCAATACCGTCATTGATAGCGTGCAGAACCATTTGCGTCGGGGGATAACCATTCTTCACAATGCTGAGGGTGCTTACCAACATGATTCAAAGACCATTTTGTTTACAGTAATCTCCCGGTATGAAATGGGTGAACTTGAAGAAGCACTTCTAGAATCTGATCCACATGCATTTGCTTCGTTATCTGATACCGTCAAAATCTTAGGGCGGTTTTACGATCCAATGCCTTAA
- the aspS gene encoding aspartate--tRNA ligase yields the protein MKRTTYAGLVDEKLIGEEVVLKGWVQKRRDLGGLIFIDLRDIKGIVQLVFSEEYGEDALKVADQLRGEYVIEVRGKVVARADKEVNDKMRTGKVEVDIVEAKILATAKTPPFYIQDDINVSDDLRLKYRYLDLRRPEMQRSILMRNRIIQAVHSFFDSQEFIDIETPTLTKSTPEGARDYLVPSRVYPGSFYALPQSPQQFKQLLMGAGFDKYYQIARCYRDEDLRGDRQPEFTQIDMEMSFADPEEIQEVTEGLIAKVMKDALGKEVQLPFAKMSWDESMARFGTDQPDVRFGMELKDLSEIMKNVDFKVFSSAVENGGQVKAIAVPGGADLYSRKDLDAFGKYVERFGAKGLAWLKVTDDGFSGPIAKFFGDDAVRDEILAKTEAKVGDLLLFAADNSRVVANTLSYLRVQIAKEQNMIDESKFAFLWIVDWPLFDYDVDLKRYVAAHHPFTMPNEEDLHYLMNADEDPHKAYAQSYDIILNGLELGGGSIRIHRRDIQEKMFEALGFTKESAEAQFGYFLNALDYGFPPHGGLAIGLDRFVRLLADRDNIRDVIAFPKNSKAVEPLTSAPAPVATKQLEDLGIFVADNDEDKK from the coding sequence ATGAAGAGAACAACGTATGCAGGACTCGTAGACGAGAAACTGATTGGTGAAGAAGTTGTCCTAAAGGGATGGGTTCAAAAGCGACGTGATTTAGGTGGATTAATCTTTATCGACCTTCGTGACATTAAGGGAATTGTCCAATTAGTCTTTAGTGAAGAATATGGCGAGGATGCCTTGAAGGTTGCTGACCAACTTCGTGGTGAATACGTAATTGAAGTTCGTGGAAAAGTAGTTGCCCGTGCTGATAAAGAAGTAAACGATAAGATGCGGACTGGTAAGGTTGAAGTGGACATTGTTGAAGCAAAGATTTTGGCAACTGCTAAGACACCACCATTTTATATTCAAGACGACATTAATGTTTCCGATGATTTGCGGTTGAAGTACCGTTATCTTGACTTGCGTCGTCCTGAGATGCAACGCAGTATCTTGATGAGAAATCGGATTATTCAAGCAGTTCACAGTTTCTTTGACTCACAAGAGTTCATTGACATTGAAACTCCAACTTTGACTAAATCAACTCCAGAAGGTGCCCGTGATTACTTAGTACCATCACGAGTGTATCCAGGATCTTTTTATGCACTTCCCCAATCTCCACAACAATTTAAACAATTATTGATGGGGGCTGGATTTGATAAATATTATCAAATTGCTCGTTGTTATCGTGACGAAGATTTGCGTGGTGACCGCCAACCAGAATTTACTCAAATTGATATGGAAATGTCATTTGCTGACCCAGAAGAAATTCAAGAGGTTACTGAAGGCTTAATCGCTAAAGTAATGAAGGATGCTTTGGGCAAAGAAGTTCAACTTCCATTTGCAAAAATGAGCTGGGATGAATCAATGGCCCGTTTTGGGACTGATCAACCTGATGTCCGTTTTGGTATGGAATTGAAGGACCTTTCAGAAATTATGAAGAATGTTGACTTCAAAGTGTTCTCATCTGCCGTTGAAAACGGTGGCCAAGTTAAGGCGATTGCCGTTCCTGGTGGTGCTGACTTGTACTCAAGAAAAGATCTTGATGCATTTGGTAAGTATGTTGAACGTTTTGGTGCAAAGGGATTGGCATGGCTCAAAGTTACTGATGATGGTTTCTCAGGACCAATTGCTAAGTTCTTTGGTGATGATGCAGTTCGTGACGAAATTTTGGCTAAAACTGAAGCAAAGGTTGGGGATCTATTACTTTTCGCTGCAGATAACAGCCGGGTAGTTGCTAACACATTGTCATACCTTAGAGTCCAAATTGCCAAGGAACAAAACATGATTGATGAATCGAAGTTTGCTTTCTTGTGGATTGTTGACTGGCCTTTGTTTGACTACGATGTTGATTTGAAGCGTTACGTTGCAGCTCATCATCCATTTACCATGCCTAATGAAGAGGACCTTCATTACTTGATGAATGCGGATGAGGATCCTCATAAGGCTTATGCCCAAAGTTATGATATTATCTTGAATGGCTTGGAACTTGGTGGTGGTTCAATCCGTATTCACCGTCGTGACATCCAAGAAAAAATGTTCGAAGCCCTTGGCTTTACTAAGGAAAGTGCCGAAGCTCAATTTGGGTACTTCTTGAATGCATTGGATTACGGCTTCCCACCTCATGGTGGTTTGGCAATTGGTTTGGATCGGTTTGTTAGATTGCTTGCTGACCGCGATAACATTCGTGACGTTATTGCCTTCCCTAAGAATTCTAAGGCAGTTGAACCGCTTACTAGTGCTCCTGCACCGGTTGCAACTAAGCAGCTCGAAGATTTGGGAATCTTTGTTGCCGATAACGATGAAGATAAAAAATAA